The following proteins are co-located in the Sphingomonas donggukensis genome:
- a CDS encoding GNAT family N-acetyltransferase yields MFARTPRLTLRPGWIEDAPELARAVAHESVAMKLARLPWPYGLADAEAFLSMPHAAGEAACLIFAHDMGVAPRLIGCVGVHHIDSVPEIGYWLTPDAWGRGYATEAGRAMLGIARYALGHRRLGAHHHLDNPASGRVLRKLGFAPTGHIAPRESRARGVSVPSASYTLALDGDDSDIPRMAA; encoded by the coding sequence ATGTTCGCAAGAACCCCGCGGCTGACGCTCCGGCCCGGCTGGATCGAGGATGCGCCCGAGCTGGCGCGCGCGGTCGCGCATGAAAGCGTGGCGATGAAGCTCGCGCGCCTGCCCTGGCCCTACGGCCTCGCCGATGCCGAGGCGTTCCTGTCGATGCCGCATGCCGCGGGCGAAGCGGCATGCCTGATCTTCGCGCACGACATGGGCGTCGCGCCCCGGCTGATCGGCTGCGTCGGGGTTCACCACATCGATAGCGTGCCAGAAATCGGCTATTGGCTGACCCCCGACGCCTGGGGCCGCGGCTATGCGACCGAGGCGGGCCGGGCGATGCTGGGGATCGCGCGATATGCGCTCGGGCACCGGCGGCTGGGCGCGCACCATCACCTCGACAATCCGGCGTCGGGCCGGGTGCTGCGCAAGCTGGGCTTCGCGCCGACCGGCCACATCGCTCCGCGCGAAAGCCGCGCGCGCGGCGTGAGCGTGCCGAGTGCCAGCTACACGCTGGCGCTGGACGGCGACGACAGCGACATCCCGCGCATGGCGGCGTGA
- a CDS encoding TetR/AcrR family transcriptional regulator, protein MSITLRRRLSPAESRDAALDAARALLVEDGPQAVTLKAVAARIGRTHANLLHHFGSAAGLQRALIASMADRIVGRIGEAVLRARAGDQDPREVVELTFDAFDQGGAGALASWMILSGNEDALDPILNAIHDLVDELVESHDSKDLPIHEETLQLVLMALGDALLGGPMAKALGLPRTKARDLAIRALMAGRSHG, encoded by the coding sequence ATGTCAATAACGCTGCGCAGACGCCTGAGCCCCGCCGAGTCGCGCGATGCCGCGCTGGATGCCGCGCGCGCGCTGCTGGTCGAGGACGGGCCGCAGGCGGTGACGCTGAAGGCGGTGGCGGCACGGATCGGGCGGACGCACGCCAATCTGCTCCACCATTTCGGGTCGGCAGCGGGTCTCCAGCGTGCGCTGATCGCCAGCATGGCCGACCGCATCGTCGGGCGCATCGGCGAAGCGGTGCTGCGCGCCCGCGCCGGCGACCAAGATCCGCGCGAAGTGGTCGAGCTGACCTTCGACGCCTTCGACCAGGGCGGCGCCGGGGCGCTGGCGAGCTGGATGATCCTGTCAGGCAACGAAGATGCGCTCGACCCAATCCTGAATGCGATCCACGATTTGGTCGACGAGCTGGTCGAGAGCCATGATTCCAAGGACCTGCCGATCCATGAGGAAACGCTGCAACTGGTGCTGATGGCACTCGGCGACGCGCTGCTCGGCGGGCCGATGGCGAAGGCGCTGGGCCTGCCGCGGACGAAAGCGCGCGACCTGGCGATCCGGGCGCTGATGGCCGGACGCAGCCACGGCTGA
- a CDS encoding metal-dependent hydrolase produces the protein MPDAKTPADLTITPRDVRFGRGGRYRRWWLNDDPVATAFYNALSVTFPKGEGFFIDSVRKFRDGTPPRLAGEIAAFTKQEVIHTREHVAFNRHVTDQGYDTSRLESRVDREIALTKGRPPIASLAATMCLEHFTAMLAHQLVANPAHLEGGDAEAVALWRWHPIEEIEHKGVAYDTWRHATRDWPRFRRWWVKSFVMVMTTSKFFRGRTVGMLDLLAQDGLTGAGVKWRLFRYAFGRPGMARKILGAWIAFFLPGFHPWNYDDRALIGLVDSDFAAARLAA, from the coding sequence TTGCCCGACGCAAAGACTCCCGCCGATCTGACGATCACCCCGCGCGACGTCCGCTTCGGGCGGGGCGGGCGCTATCGCCGTTGGTGGCTGAACGACGATCCCGTCGCGACCGCGTTCTACAACGCGCTGTCGGTGACGTTTCCGAAGGGCGAGGGGTTCTTCATCGATTCGGTGCGCAAGTTTCGCGACGGCACCCCGCCGCGCCTGGCCGGAGAGATTGCGGCCTTCACGAAGCAGGAAGTGATCCACACTCGGGAGCATGTCGCTTTCAACCGCCATGTCACCGACCAAGGCTATGATACGTCGCGACTGGAATCGCGGGTCGATCGCGAGATCGCGTTGACGAAGGGGCGCCCGCCGATCGCCAGCCTGGCGGCGACGATGTGCCTCGAACATTTCACCGCGATGCTGGCGCACCAGCTGGTCGCGAACCCCGCGCATCTGGAGGGCGGCGATGCGGAAGCGGTCGCGTTGTGGCGGTGGCATCCGATCGAGGAGATCGAGCACAAGGGCGTCGCCTATGACACCTGGCGGCACGCGACGCGCGACTGGCCGCGGTTCCGGCGCTGGTGGGTGAAGTCGTTCGTGATGGTGATGACCACATCCAAGTTTTTCCGCGGGCGCACGGTCGGCATGCTCGACCTTCTCGCGCAGGATGGGCTGACCGGCGCGGGGGTGAAGTGGCGGCTGTTTCGCTATGCGTTCGGGCGGCCGGGCATGGCGCGCAAGATCCTGGGCGCGTGGATCGCGTTTTTCCTGCCGGGCTTCCACCCGTGGAACTACGACGACCGCGCGTTGATCGGCCTGGTCGATAGCGACTTCGCTGCCGCGCGTCTGGCGGCGTGA
- the recG gene encoding ATP-dependent DNA helicase RecG — MRPDILNPLFAEVTSLKGVGPGLAKPLERLALRRVVDVAFHLPTGWIDRLPRDELDMADVGQTIAITLTPVSYRMGGSPRSPSRVQAVDEKGNHVTLAFFGGASGWVKKLLPLNEPRRVSGKLEQYGQELQIVHPDYALPLDEAPEGGGRDAIYPMSEGITSKRIAALAAQAIERAPDLPEWIEPSLKAKHDWPDWKAALTAIHADPSDTKARARLAYDEVFANQLALLLVRGEARSKRGVPLAGDGRLRDSLKLPYAPTGAQSRTVGEIEGDMAQGQPMLRLLQGDVGSGKTLVALMALLIAVEAGAQGALLAPTEILARQHYETLSRQLSGLPVRVAILTGRDKGRVRESTLMGVASGEIDILIGTHAIFQEAVAYKRLGLVVVDEQHRFGVAQRMMLQAKAQRPPHLLVMTATPIPRTLTLAQYGEMDVSRLDEMPPGREPIETRVISEDRMDEVVDGLARHLSGGGQAYWVCPLVEESEKSDLAAAEARAATLAQRFGDRVALVHGRMKGPDKDAVMARFSRGDAGVLVATTVIEVGVDVPNATLIVIEHADRFGLAQLHQLRGRVGRGGGRSVCLLLRGGTLSETSRARLALMRESNDGFRIAEEDLRLRGSGELLGTRQSGEMVFRLATPDVIASLLPEANSDARLLVDRDGGLRGERGQAARTALYLFERDAAVGLLRSG, encoded by the coding sequence ATGCGACCCGACATCCTCAACCCGCTGTTCGCCGAAGTCACGTCGCTGAAGGGCGTGGGGCCGGGCCTTGCAAAGCCACTGGAGCGGTTGGCGCTGCGCCGCGTCGTGGATGTCGCCTTCCATTTGCCGACCGGCTGGATCGATCGCCTGCCGCGCGACGAGCTCGACATGGCCGATGTCGGGCAGACGATCGCGATCACCCTGACGCCTGTGTCGTACCGCATGGGCGGCAGCCCGCGCAGCCCGTCGCGGGTGCAGGCGGTCGATGAAAAGGGTAACCACGTGACGCTCGCCTTTTTCGGCGGGGCGAGCGGCTGGGTGAAGAAGCTGCTGCCGCTGAACGAGCCGCGCCGCGTGTCGGGCAAGCTGGAGCAGTACGGCCAGGAATTGCAGATCGTCCACCCGGACTATGCCCTTCCGCTCGATGAGGCGCCCGAGGGCGGGGGCCGCGACGCGATCTATCCGATGTCGGAGGGGATCACCTCGAAACGCATCGCCGCGCTCGCCGCACAGGCGATCGAGCGCGCGCCCGACCTGCCCGAATGGATCGAGCCGAGCCTGAAGGCCAAGCACGACTGGCCCGACTGGAAGGCGGCACTCACGGCGATCCACGCCGATCCGTCCGATACGAAGGCGCGCGCGCGTCTGGCCTATGACGAGGTGTTCGCCAATCAGCTCGCGCTGCTGCTGGTGCGCGGCGAGGCGCGGAGCAAGCGCGGCGTGCCGCTGGCCGGCGACGGGCGGCTGCGCGACTCGCTGAAGCTGCCCTATGCCCCGACCGGCGCGCAGTCGCGCACGGTGGGCGAGATCGAGGGCGACATGGCGCAAGGCCAGCCGATGCTGCGGCTGCTGCAGGGCGATGTCGGGTCGGGCAAGACCTTGGTCGCGCTGATGGCCTTGCTGATCGCGGTGGAGGCGGGCGCGCAAGGGGCTTTGCTGGCGCCGACCGAAATCCTCGCGCGCCAGCATTACGAAACGCTGTCGCGCCAGCTGTCCGGCCTGCCCGTGCGCGTCGCGATCCTGACCGGGCGGGACAAGGGGCGGGTGCGCGAATCGACGCTGATGGGGGTCGCGTCGGGCGAGATCGACATATTGATCGGGACGCACGCGATCTTTCAGGAGGCCGTCGCCTACAAGCGGCTGGGGCTGGTGGTGGTCGACGAACAGCACCGCTTCGGCGTCGCTCAGCGGATGATGCTGCAGGCGAAGGCGCAGCGTCCGCCGCACCTGCTGGTGATGACCGCGACGCCGATCCCGCGCACTCTGACGCTGGCGCAATATGGCGAGATGGACGTCAGCCGCCTGGACGAGATGCCGCCCGGCCGCGAGCCGATCGAGACGCGGGTGATTTCCGAGGACCGGATGGACGAGGTGGTGGACGGCCTCGCTCGCCATTTGTCGGGCGGGGGGCAGGCCTATTGGGTGTGCCCGCTGGTCGAGGAAAGCGAGAAGAGCGATCTCGCCGCCGCCGAGGCGCGGGCGGCGACGCTGGCGCAGCGGTTCGGCGACCGCGTCGCGCTGGTCCACGGTCGGATGAAGGGGCCGGACAAGGACGCGGTGATGGCGCGCTTCTCGCGTGGCGACGCGGGCGTCTTGGTCGCGACGACGGTGATCGAGGTCGGCGTGGACGTGCCCAACGCGACGCTGATCGTGATCGAGCACGCTGATCGTTTCGGCTTGGCCCAGCTCCACCAGCTGCGCGGACGCGTAGGGCGGGGAGGGGGTCGGTCGGTGTGCCTGCTGCTGCGCGGGGGAACGCTCAGCGAAACGTCGCGCGCGCGGCTGGCGCTGATGCGCGAGAGCAATGACGGATTTCGCATCGCCGAGGAGGATCTGCGCCTGCGCGGCAGCGGCGAGCTACTCGGCACGCGCCAGTCGGGCGAGATGGTGTTCCGGCTGGCGACGCCGGACGTGATCGCGAGCCTGCTGCCAGAGGCGAACAGCGACGCGCGGTTGTTGGTGGACCGTGACGGCGGATTGCGTGGCGAGCGCGGGCAGGCGGCGCGGACGGCGCTGTACCTGTTCGAACGCGATGCGGCGGTCGGGCTGTTGCGGTCGGGCTGA
- a CDS encoding succinate dehydrogenase assembly factor 2, which translates to MDRETRLKRLRFRAWHRGTKEADLMIGGYVDARAATWSDAEIAWFEEFLEEQDVDIMAWAMGTQAVPARWLGPMLEAMTKLDFVPRP; encoded by the coding sequence ATGGATCGCGAAACCCGCCTGAAACGCCTGCGCTTCCGCGCGTGGCACCGCGGCACCAAGGAAGCCGACCTGATGATCGGCGGCTATGTCGATGCCCGCGCGGCGACTTGGAGCGACGCGGAGATCGCGTGGTTCGAGGAGTTCCTGGAGGAACAGGACGTCGACATCATGGCTTGGGCGATGGGCACGCAAGCCGTGCCCGCGCGTTGGCTGGGACCCATGCTGGAGGCGATGACGAAGCTGGATTTCGTACCGCGACCGTGA